One window of the Balaenoptera ricei isolate mBalRic1 chromosome X, mBalRic1.hap2, whole genome shotgun sequence genome contains the following:
- the EDA gene encoding ectodysplasin-A isoform X5: MGYPEVERRELQPAAAPRERGSQGCGCRGAPARAGEGNSCRLFLGFFGLSLALHLLTLCCYLELRSELRRERGAESRLGGPGNLGTSGTLSSPGGLDPDGPITRHFGQPSPQQQLLERGEATLPPDAQDGHQDPRTWELWPAPAAPGSGCLGKSWRRSRPGRCAKVRALPPG; encoded by the exons ATGGGCTACCCCGAGGTGGAGCGCAGGGAACTCCAGCCCGCGGCAGCGCCGCGGGAGCGCGGGAGCCAGGGCTGCGGCTGTCGCGGGGCCCCTGCCCGGGCTGGCGAAGGGAACAGCTGCCGGCTCTTCCTGGGTTTTTTTGGCCTCTCGCTGGCCCTCCACCTGCTGACGTTGTGCTGCTACCTAGAGTTGCGCTCCGAGTTGCGGCGGGAGCGGGGAGCCGAGTCCCGCCTCGGCGGTCCCGGTAACCTCGGCACCTCGGGCACCCTGAGCAGCCCCGGTGGCCTTGACCCCGACGGTCCCATCACCCGCCACTTCGGGCAGCCATCCCCGCAGcagcagctgctggaacgggGAGAAGCTACGCTCCCCCCAGACGCCCAGGACGGGCACCAG GACCCCCGGACTTGGGAACTCTGGCCGGCGCCCGCCGCCCCCGGCTCCGGCTGCCTCGGGAAAAGTTGGCGGCGCTCCCGGCCGGGCCGCTGCGCGAAGGTGCGGGCGCTGCCCCCCGGCTGA